The following are encoded together in the Phyllobacterium zundukense genome:
- a CDS encoding Lrp/AsnC family transcriptional regulator codes for MPQLDRIDVAILQIVQRNNRLTSDEIAEKVNLSPSACQRRLKRLRSDRIIEADVSIVSPKAVGRPVTMIVLVSLERERADIVDRFKTAIRATSEVMIGYYVTGDADFILVVTAKSMEDYEQFTRRFFYENHDIKGFKTMVVMDRVKASFAFPIEIDFDAE; via the coding sequence ATGCCTCAGCTCGACCGAATAGACGTAGCAATTCTCCAAATTGTGCAGCGCAACAACAGATTGACTTCCGACGAGATCGCAGAAAAAGTCAATCTCTCTCCATCTGCATGTCAGCGCCGGCTCAAGAGATTGCGCTCCGATAGGATAATTGAAGCCGACGTCTCCATTGTCTCTCCCAAGGCGGTCGGACGCCCAGTCACAATGATCGTGCTTGTTTCCCTTGAACGAGAGAGGGCGGATATTGTCGATCGATTTAAGACTGCGATCCGCGCAACGTCCGAAGTAATGATAGGCTACTATGTCACTGGAGACGCTGATTTCATTCTAGTGGTGACAGCAAAGAGCATGGAAGATTACGAGCAATTCACCCGGCGCTTCTTTTATGAAAATCACGATATTAAAGGCTTTAAGACTATGGTTGTCATGGACCGAGTAAAGGCAAGTTTCGCCTTCCCAATTGAGATAGATTTTGACGCCGAGTAA
- a CDS encoding M20 aminoacylase family protein — protein MRGIENFEKLQEEVAQWRHYLHEHPELDYALHDTSRFVAEKLASFGINHIETGIAETGVVALIDGELGDGPTIGLRADMDALPIKEDSNKPWTSKVPGKMHACGHDGHTAMLLGAAKYLARTRNFKGAVALIFQPAEEDGRGGEKMVQEGVMERFGISQVFGMHNRPGLDIGKFSICSGPIQAGLDEFDLIVKGRGGHPASPHKNIDPIVIGAQIIVGLQTLVSRSTDPLEALVISVTKMHGGEAYNITPQQAEISGTVRTLVPQLRDFAETAIPTAAQGIARGFGADIEFKYRRLEPVTVNHEAETNLAVQAARDLVGAEAVDDRIKPSMGSEDFAYMLEARPGSYIFLGNGPTASCHNPGYDFDDEALPYGIGYWVNLVEKVLAA, from the coding sequence ATGCGCGGCATCGAAAACTTTGAGAAGCTTCAGGAAGAGGTAGCGCAGTGGCGTCATTACCTTCACGAACATCCTGAACTTGATTACGCGCTGCATGATACGTCCAGGTTTGTAGCTGAAAAGCTTGCCTCTTTCGGAATCAATCATATCGAAACCGGGATCGCGGAAACCGGCGTCGTTGCATTGATCGACGGTGAATTGGGAGACGGGCCGACAATCGGATTGCGGGCGGATATGGATGCTCTGCCGATCAAGGAAGATTCAAATAAGCCATGGACGTCGAAGGTTCCAGGGAAAATGCACGCATGCGGCCATGACGGTCACACAGCCATGCTTCTTGGCGCCGCCAAATATCTCGCCCGCACCCGCAATTTTAAAGGCGCCGTCGCTCTCATTTTCCAGCCTGCTGAAGAAGACGGCAGGGGCGGCGAAAAGATGGTGCAGGAAGGTGTGATGGAGCGCTTTGGCATCTCGCAGGTATTCGGAATGCACAATCGCCCCGGTCTGGATATTGGGAAGTTCAGCATCTGCAGTGGTCCAATCCAGGCGGGCCTCGACGAATTCGATCTGATCGTCAAAGGAAGAGGTGGGCACCCAGCATCACCCCACAAGAATATCGATCCGATTGTCATCGGGGCCCAAATCATCGTCGGTTTGCAGACGCTAGTCTCCCGCAGCACTGATCCTCTTGAGGCGCTCGTCATCTCAGTGACTAAGATGCATGGGGGAGAGGCCTATAACATCACGCCGCAGCAGGCAGAAATCTCCGGCACAGTCCGAACTCTCGTACCGCAATTGCGCGACTTCGCCGAGACCGCAATCCCTACAGCTGCGCAAGGTATTGCGCGCGGTTTTGGCGCGGATATCGAGTTCAAGTATCGCCGTCTGGAGCCCGTAACTGTGAACCATGAGGCCGAAACCAATCTGGCAGTTCAAGCCGCTCGCGACCTTGTTGGCGCTGAGGCCGTCGACGACCGCATCAAGCCCAGCATGGGATCCGAAGACTTCGCTTACATGCTTGAGGCTCGGCCAGGCTCCTATATTTTCCTAGGCAATGGTCCGACTGCGTCTTGCCATAACCCCGGATATGACTTCGACGATGAAGCTTTGCCTTACGGCATTGGTTACTGGGTCAACTTGGTAGAGAAGGTGCTGGCAGCTTAA